A stretch of DNA from Planococcus antarcticus DSM 14505:
TCAGCAAGTACTTCGCCAAGCTTGGTCGCGAACCGACTGGCTCCCACAATGATGATGCCCGGGTCGTCCGCTGTTGCAAGGCCAAGCTTTCTTCCAAGCCAGCCAATCGTGAAGCCATGGACAACAACAGTCGAAAATACCAGCGCAAAGGTCAGGGCAGTCAGCAGTTCCGCATCTGCGAATCCCGCATCGAGCAAGACCCCCGCAAAATACCCGGAAACCGTCAATGCCACGATGCCGCGCGGCGCAATCCAGCCGACCAATGTTTTTTCCTGAATCGTCAGGTCTGTACCGATTGTCGACAGCCAGATAGACAATGGACGGACGATAAACAGCGTCGCCAGTACAAATGAAATAATTCGCCAATTAAAGATGCCAATCAATACTTCGAGGTTTAAGGAAGCAGTCAGCATTACGAAAATGCTGGAGATCAACAAGACGGAGATATTCTCCTTGAAATGGCGCATATCGTTAATTGAGGCAATTTTCATATTGGCCATGATCATGCCCATAGCCGTTACTGCCAACAGACCGGTCTCATGCATGACTAAATCCGACACAACAAATATCAATAGAACGACGCCGAAAACCATCGGCGCTTTCAGAAATTCAGGCACTTGTCCCTTCTCGAGCATGTACCCCATCAAGCCCCCTGCTCCTGCACCAAGCGCGACTGCAAACAAAGATGCCAAGAAGAACAGCCCAAAAGCCGCCGCTGTTTCGTCGCCAATAGCGAACAGCACGAATTGGAATGCAAACAATGCCAGCAATGCTCCAAAGGGATCCACAATGATCCCTTCCCATTTTAAGATAGCGGCAGGACGCGTTTTTAACTTTGCCTGTCGAAGCAACGGCAAGATTACAGTTGGCCCGGTCACGATAAATAGCCCGCCAATAACAAATGCCACAGCCCACGATAAACCCGCAACATAATGGGCGGCCAAAGAACCGACAATCCAGGCAATAAACGCACCAAGTGTGACAATACGTAAAATCGGCTTGCCGAAGGTGCGGATTTCCTTGAAATTCAAGTTTAAGCTTCCTTCAAATAGTATGATAGCTACCGCTAATGAAATGAAAGGATTGAACAAATCTCCAAAACTTTCAGCGGGATGAATCACCCCTAAAATTGGTCCAACTAACAGTCCGGCAATCGACATTAGCACAATGGCTGGAAGCTGAAGACGCCAAGCGACCCATTGGGAAAGCACTCCCAGAAAAATAATGAGCATCAAGTCGAATAATAAGGTATCGATGGCATGTCACTTCCTTTTGTTCTTTTTTGGAATTATACAGGTTTTATATAATGAATGAAAATCGTAAGAGATTCAACTTTTGTGTTTTTGTGTTACACTGGTAGAAAAATAAGGGTGATTTTGTGAACAAACAGGAATTGGAATACGCAATTGCTGAGCTTAAGATGGATTACGTTAGCCATCAAGGCGATATCGAAAAGCTGGAAATGACTGGACATGCCGGTAAGGTAGAGAAAGCAGAATTGCGTTTAGAAAAAATGGAACGACAACTTGCGGAATTAAACCAAAAACTCGCGGATCTGTAACCGCGATTTTTTTTATGATAATGGAGGAATTTATTAAATGAGTTTATTGACAGTAGAAAATTTAAGCCACACGTTCGGTGACCGGACTCTTTTCAACGATGTATCGTTCCGATTGGTTGAAGGCGAACATGTTGGATTAGTCGGAGCCAATGGTGTCGGGAAATCGACAATGATGAATATTTTAACAGGCAAAATCATCCATGATGATGGACGCGTAGAATGGCAGCCACGGACCCATTACGGTTACTTGGATCAGCACACGCAGCTTCAGCCTGGGCGCACAATCCGTGAAACTCTTCAAGATGCGTTCCTGCCTCTTTACAAAAAAGAAGCGGAATTGAACGATGTCGCCATGCAAATGGGCGATGCTGACCCTGAACGACTGGAAGAGCTACTAGAGCAGATGGCGGAAGCACAGGACGCTTTGGATGCTGGAGACTTTTACACGCTAGACGGCAAAATCGAAGAGATTTCACGCGGCTTAGGTCTTGATGCAGTCGGACTTGATCGCAACGTTGAAGCTCTTTCTGGTGGCCAGCGTACAAAGCTATTGCTTGCGAAACTGTTGCTTGAAAAGCCAAAGGTCTTGCTTTTGGATGAGCCGACAAACTATCTCGACGAAGAACATATTCAATGGCTCGTCAACTATTTGAAAAACTATCCGTATGCGTTTCTATTGATTTCGCATGACACGGAATTTATGAGCAGTGTTACTAGCATCATTTTCCATTTGGAGTTTTCACGTTTATCACGTTACACTGCCACTTACGAAAAATTTGTCGAACTTGCAGAATTGAGCAAACAGCAGCATTTGGATGCTTATGAAAGACAGGAAGATATGATTAAAAAAACGGAGACCTTTATTGCGAAAAACAAAGCGCGTGCTTCTACAACTGGTCGTGCTAAGTCCCGCCAGAAACAACTGGATCGCATGGACCGTATCGAAAAGCCTGAAGTTGCAGCAAAACCGCAATTTGCTTTTAAAGAAACACGTAGCCCGAGTCGTTATGTCGTTGAAGCGGAAGCCTTATCTATTGGCTATGAAAAACCACTTCTTCCACCATTGACGTTTATGATTGAACGAGGGGAAAAAATTGCACTTGTCGGCATGAATGGTGTCGGTAAATCGACGCTACTCAAAACGATGCTTGGCAAAATCAAACCACTTGATGGCGACGTTCTACGCGGTGAATATTTGACATCGAGTTATTTCGAACAGGAAGTCAAGGCCCCGACTCATACGCCACTTGACGAAATTTGGGCGGCTTATCCAAGCATGGACCAAGGCCAAGTACGCGGTGCACTTGCCCGTACAGGTTTGAAAAACGAGCATATCTCCCGTCCAATGACGCAGCTGAGCGGTGGCGAACAAGCCAAAGTCCGCCTGTGCAAATTGATGATGGAAGAAAGCAATTGGCTAATTTTCGATGAGCCTACAAATCACTTGGACATCGATGCAAAAGCTGAGTTAAAACGCGCAATGCAAGCTTACAAAGGCACAATCGTTTTAGTAAGCCACGAGCCTGAATTTTATGAAGGACTGGCTACAAAGGTTTGGGACGTTGAAGAATGGATTGCGGCTGGCGAACAAGACTAATCATAAAAATAGATGAAAAAGCTTCTTCTGAAAAACCAGAAGAAGCTTTTTTTTAGTAGGTCGTCAATTTGAACAATTTTTGAAATCCATAGATTCCACGCTGCCAGAATGTGAAATTGTCTTGGTATTCTTCGGCCTCCAGCGTATACAGGGCGTCTTCGTTATCCCATAGCCGATCAAAATAAGTTTCCATGTCCCCGGTCAGTTCGCTATTATTCGGCGCCTCAATCCGAATATTGCTTTCCAGGTTGTAATCATTGAACGCTCGCTCCGTATAGTTAGTCGAACCACCCGAGATGACTGTTTCACCCTGAGTTTGAATCATGATGGATTTTGTGTGGAACTGTCCGAC
This window harbors:
- a CDS encoding cation:proton antiporter codes for the protein MLIIFLGVLSQWVAWRLQLPAIVLMSIAGLLVGPILGVIHPAESFGDLFNPFISLAVAIILFEGSLNLNFKEIRTFGKPILRIVTLGAFIAWIVGSLAAHYVAGLSWAVAFVIGGLFIVTGPTVILPLLRQAKLKTRPAAILKWEGIIVDPFGALLALFAFQFVLFAIGDETAAAFGLFFLASLFAVALGAGAGGLMGYMLEKGQVPEFLKAPMVFGVVLLIFVVSDLVMHETGLLAVTAMGMIMANMKIASINDMRHFKENISVLLISSIFVMLTASLNLEVLIGIFNWRIISFVLATLFIVRPLSIWLSTIGTDLTIQEKTLVGWIAPRGIVALTVSGYFAGVLLDAGFADAELLTALTFALVFSTVVVHGFTIGWLGRKLGLATADDPGIIIVGASRFATKLGEVLADLNKNVMIVDPSWGSLQGARQVGLTTYAGEILSEHTDYEVEMTPYETMIVATETDSYNALVVSNFVPELGRSNLYQTAIHQGDPADFHSSLSGRTLFGEKWNIHELEMKAEEGYTMRKTQLTEHFSYENFKEKWTGDTIPLFVQRAQGKIEFFAESNKLEPKPGDIIVSFTSPARQSDRNQERLENNRVKNAAQTKE
- a CDS encoding SE1832 family protein; translated protein: MNKQELEYAIAELKMDYVSHQGDIEKLEMTGHAGKVEKAELRLEKMERQLAELNQKLADL
- a CDS encoding ABC-F family ATP-binding cassette domain-containing protein; this translates as MSLLTVENLSHTFGDRTLFNDVSFRLVEGEHVGLVGANGVGKSTMMNILTGKIIHDDGRVEWQPRTHYGYLDQHTQLQPGRTIRETLQDAFLPLYKKEAELNDVAMQMGDADPERLEELLEQMAEAQDALDAGDFYTLDGKIEEISRGLGLDAVGLDRNVEALSGGQRTKLLLAKLLLEKPKVLLLDEPTNYLDEEHIQWLVNYLKNYPYAFLLISHDTEFMSSVTSIIFHLEFSRLSRYTATYEKFVELAELSKQQHLDAYERQEDMIKKTETFIAKNKARASTTGRAKSRQKQLDRMDRIEKPEVAAKPQFAFKETRSPSRYVVEAEALSIGYEKPLLPPLTFMIERGEKIALVGMNGVGKSTLLKTMLGKIKPLDGDVLRGEYLTSSYFEQEVKAPTHTPLDEIWAAYPSMDQGQVRGALARTGLKNEHISRPMTQLSGGEQAKVRLCKLMMEESNWLIFDEPTNHLDIDAKAELKRAMQAYKGTIVLVSHEPEFYEGLATKVWDVEEWIAAGEQD